The nucleotide sequence AACAGAGCGAGTGCGGGGTAAAGAACTCCCCACGCGCGTCCCGGTCGAGCTTGTGGGCAATCGCCATGTACGTCGGCCCCAGCAGGTCACGGAAGGGGCGGTCCTCCATATCGAGTTGCAGCTGACCGAAGGCCCGGACAATCACGTCCAGGTCTTCGCGTCTGACGCCCCGGATGGTGTCGAGGTAAAGCTCCTCCTGCTGCCCGGCAGTCAGGGCGCAGGCCCCGCAGGTCACCAGAATCCGGAAGGCTTCGGAGAGGCCCAGGTGCTTGACCTCCTCCAGAATCCGCATGAAGGGCAGGCGCAGCGGGTCAGCCATCCAGCCGCCGTCAAGCTCGGCCTGGGCTTTTTGCCGCTGCATGTTGCGAAGAAGGCGACTCACAGCCCGGCCCCTTTCAGGACTTCGCTTGCACGCGGGATTTTCCCCTCAGCGTCGAGCTTGTTCAGGCCGCGCAGCTCATCACGCGCCAGCGCTGCCAGCTTCTCGTCCTTGTGGCGCAGGGCTGCCGCAGACACCACGCCGTGCGCTCGGTGCAGCCTGACCAGGGCCGTAATGTGCTCGCGGCGCAGGGCAGCGTAGGCGCTGGAGAGGGCATCGAACTTCTGGCTTTCCCGCGTCAATTGACGAATGAGGATCTGGACGCCATGTGCCAGCAGTTCCCCTTCGTCCACCGTAACTTCCAAGCCCTGCTGCTGGCGGTCTACGTTGATGTTGATGATGTCGAGTCCCAGGGAATCCAGCAGGTCCCAAAGGGCCTTCGTGTCCACCCCGCTCACAGCCCCGCCTCCCGGCGAATGCGCTCCAGCGTGTCCTGTACCCGGTTGCGCTCAACCTCGGCCCGCTCGGACGGCCCATTGAAGACCACCCAGGCGCAGGCGTGTTCGATGCGGTCAAAGGCCCGCTCACCCATCGCCGCCTGCAACTCGCTCTTGCTGAGGTTGGCCGTGATGATGGTCGGCTTGCGGCGGTTGTAGCGGGCACCGATGACACGGGTGAACAGCTTGCGCTCCAGGTCTCCCGCCGCCGAAGCCGCCGCGCCCACGTCGTCAAGCACCAGCAGGTCAGGCGTCGTCAGGGCCGTGACGTGTTCGGCCTGGGTTCTGACCCGGCGGGTGTAGTCGCTTTGCACCTCGTCCACCCACTCGGCCCAGTCGGTCACCAGGGCGCTGTATCCGGCTTCAATCGCATCTTTGGCGAGCAGCACCCCGGCCTGGGTCTTGCCCCGGCCCCGCTCGCCCACCATGGCGACGCTCAAGCAGTCGCGCATCACGTCGCGGATGCTTCGGCCCAGGGCGCGAACCAGCCGCCAGCTTTCGTGCCGGAGGCGCACGTCCTCCCAGGTCAGGTGGTACAGGCTGCCCTCCACCCCGGCGCGGGCGTACTGCTCGGCCAGCTTCAGGGTCTGGGCCTGCGCCGCGCAGCGCGGGCAGCGCCGGGCACCCTCGGGGGAGTCCACCCAGCCGTCAAAGCACTCCGGGTCACCGCACTCCGAAGCGGGAGCGGGAACGGCGACTTCGGAGCGTGGGACCATCGCCAGAAACTTCTCAGCGGGCGAGGTGGGGGCCGTCACTGCGTCCAGGGCGTCGGCGGTCTGCTCCGTGAGGTCGGGCAGCGGCAAGGGGCCAGGGTTCAGGGCGAGGTCATTGGCGCGGGCCTGCTTCAGCTGGGCCTGGGCGAAGGGGAGAATCTCGGCAAAATCCGGCTCAAACGTGGTCATGCCAGCCAGTCCTTTTCGGCAGCGTCGGTGCCGTTCGCGTGGTTGTTTTTTGTGATCTCGGTGTCCAGCAGGGCGCACAGGTCGCCCCGGTAGCGGTTGCCGCGCTTGTCGAACGCCTGCTGACGCAGTTCGTGGATGCGTTCAGTGCTCAGCGACTGCCAGCCGCGTTCGCCCTGGCGTGCAACGCGCTCGGCGATGAGCTTGTCGGCGCTCCAGGGCGAGAGGGCCTGGCGCAGCGCGTCCAGCGGCGCGGCGGCGGGCGGAACATCTTCAGTGCTCGGGGCGTCGGTTTCACCAGCGTTCGAGGGGCCTTGGGGAACCTGGACAGGAGCCTGAGTCGAGGGGGCCGTTTCGGGAGCGGGAATCTTCCCTTCAAACACCTCAGTCTCGACATAGACGACGTCTTGTCTTTCTTGTCTTTCCTGTCTTTCATTGTCTTTAGACGCCGAAATCTGCCCTTCAGGACGGTCAAAAACAGGTGTCGTCGGTCTACTACGTTGACCATCTGGGTCTACTTCGTTGACCGTTT is from Deinococcus wulumuqiensis R12 and encodes:
- a CDS encoding ATP-binding protein, which codes for MTTFEPDFAEILPFAQAQLKQARANDLALNPGPLPLPDLTEQTADALDAVTAPTSPAEKFLAMVPRSEVAVPAPASECGDPECFDGWVDSPEGARRCPRCAAQAQTLKLAEQYARAGVEGSLYHLTWEDVRLRHESWRLVRALGRSIRDVMRDCLSVAMVGERGRGKTQAGVLLAKDAIEAGYSALVTDWAEWVDEVQSDYTRRVRTQAEHVTALTTPDLLVLDDVGAAASAAGDLERKLFTRVIGARYNRRKPTIITANLSKSELQAAMGERAFDRIEHACAWVVFNGPSERAEVERNRVQDTLERIRREAGL